From the genome of Deltaproteobacteria bacterium, one region includes:
- the hisI gene encoding phosphoribosyl-AMP cyclohydrolase → MDKPNFAKGGGLIPAIAQDAASGEVLMLAYMNEEAWNTTLETGEVHYYSRSRDCLWHKGGTSGHVQKVVSIALDCDQDTVLVKVEQIGGAACHTGRRSCFYRQRDARGQWSDCSPMVFDPKEVYK, encoded by the coding sequence GTGGACAAACCCAATTTTGCCAAGGGCGGCGGTCTCATTCCGGCCATTGCCCAGGACGCGGCCAGCGGCGAGGTGCTGATGCTCGCCTACATGAACGAAGAGGCCTGGAACACAACCCTCGAAACCGGCGAGGTGCACTACTACAGCCGCAGCCGGGATTGCCTGTGGCACAAGGGCGGCACGTCCGGGCACGTGCAGAAGGTGGTGTCCATCGCCCTGGACTGCGACCAGGACACGGTCCTGGTCAAGGTGGAACAAATCGGCGGCGCGGCCTGCCACACCGGCCGCAGAAGCTGCTTTTATCGTCAACGCGACGCTCGGGGGCAGTGGTCGGACTGCTCCCCCATGGTGTTCGATCCCAAGGAGGTTTACAAATAA
- the rlmN gene encoding 23S rRNA (adenine(2503)-C(2))-methyltransferase RlmN, producing MRNILELTYPELESAILAMGHQAFRARQLWQWLWRRGARDFAQMTNIAKNFREQLQREWAVAWPATSETRVSSDGTIKFLLELADGATVESVLIPDKGRYTQCLSCQIGCPMGCTFCSTGLMGFVRNMTGGEIAAQILVAREYLRAHGLAEEIKNLVYMGMGEPLLNWDEVRKSLHIVSHAEGLEFSRRRITLSTCAVKGRLRCFEAEGLALPAISLHAPTQDIREKLMPGAAAWHIDDLIKTLQEFTLRPRERVTIEYILIRNVNDRLEHARQLVRLLSHLKCKINLIAYNPGPGIAYEAPDPADVLAFEELLRAKGFTVTLRKSKGQDIAAACGQLKTEVDGHAQTITQ from the coding sequence ATGCGCAACATTCTTGAATTGACCTATCCCGAGCTGGAATCCGCCATCCTGGCCATGGGGCATCAGGCCTTTCGGGCCCGACAGCTCTGGCAATGGCTGTGGCGGCGCGGCGCGCGGGATTTCGCCCAGATGACCAATATCGCCAAGAACTTTCGGGAGCAGTTGCAACGGGAATGGGCGGTGGCCTGGCCGGCGACCTCGGAAACACGGGTCAGTTCCGACGGAACCATCAAATTCCTGCTGGAGCTGGCCGATGGCGCCACGGTGGAAAGCGTGCTCATCCCGGACAAGGGGCGCTACACGCAATGCCTGTCCTGCCAAATCGGTTGCCCCATGGGCTGCACCTTCTGCAGCACGGGGCTCATGGGCTTTGTCCGGAACATGACCGGCGGGGAAATCGCGGCCCAGATCCTGGTGGCGCGGGAGTACCTGCGGGCCCACGGTCTGGCCGAGGAAATCAAGAATCTCGTCTATATGGGCATGGGAGAGCCGCTTTTGAACTGGGACGAGGTCCGCAAAAGCCTGCATATCGTGTCCCATGCCGAGGGGCTGGAATTTTCCCGGCGGCGGATCACCCTATCCACCTGCGCCGTCAAGGGGCGGCTGCGCTGCTTCGAGGCCGAGGGTCTGGCGCTGCCCGCCATTTCCCTGCACGCCCCGACCCAGGACATTCGGGAAAAGCTCATGCCCGGCGCCGCCGCCTGGCACATCGACGACCTGATCAAGACCCTGCAAGAATTCACGCTCCGCCCCCGGGAACGGGTGACCATTGAGTACATCCTGATCCGAAACGTCAACGACAGGCTGGAGCACGCCCGCCAGTTGGTGCGCCTTTTGTCGCACCTCAAGTGCAAGATCAATCTGATCGCCTACAATCCCGGTCCGGGCATCGCCTACGAGGCGCCGGACCCGGCCGATGTGTTGGCGTTCGAGGAGCTGTTGCGCGCCAAGGGGTTCACCGTGACCCTGCGCAAGAGCAAGGGACAGGACATCGCGGCGGCCTGCGGTCAGCTCAAGACCGAAGTCGATGGCCACGCGCAAACGATCACCCAGTAA